The following are encoded together in the Daucus carota subsp. sativus chromosome 5, DH1 v3.0, whole genome shotgun sequence genome:
- the LOC108220774 gene encoding putative caffeoyl-CoA O-methyltransferase At1g67980 → MAMADDDINMSCYKYDLSLYNISSCGATMADALVCNTILKSKALQQYIYDVSTKGREHKQLKEIREATCKKYDWEAMMGVPPDEGLFLSILLKLMNAKKTLEIGVFTGYSLLTTALALPHDGKITAVDPSREAYEVGLPFIREAGVDHKIDFIESEALPVLDELLKNGEQFDFVFVDADKPNYKNYHEKLVKLVKLGGAIAYDNTLWLGAVVDKEEDIKARSHITNMEGFLGCRRAMIDLNISLASDPRIEISQISIGDGVTLCRRIV, encoded by the exons ATGGCGATGGCAGATGATGATATAAATATGAGTTGCTATAAATATGACTtaagtttatataatatttcaagcTGTGGAGCGACAATGGCAGATGCACTAGTATGCAACACAATTCTCAAGAGTAAAGCTCTGCAACAG TACATCTATGATGTGAGTACCAAAGGAAGAGAGCATAAGCAACTCAAGGAAATAAGAGAAGCCACCTGCAAAAAATATGACTGGGa GGCGATGATGGGAGTTCCTCCAGATGAAGGGTTGTTTTTGTCCATTCTTTTGAAACTAATGAACGCGAAAAAGACATTAGAAATCGGAGTTTTCACTGGCTATTCTCTCCTTACTACTGCCCTAGCATTGCCTCATGATGGCAAG ATAACAGCAGTAGATCCAAGTCGGGAGGCATACGAAGTTGGGTTGCCATTCATTCGTGAGGCTGGCGTAGACCATAAAATCGACTTCATCGAGTCAGAAGCCTTGCCTGTTTTAGATGAGCTgctaaaaaat GGGGAGCAATTTGATTTCGTGTTTGTGGATGCGGACAAACCAAACTACAAAAATTACCATGAAAAATTGGTAAAACTTGTGAAGCTTGGAGGTGCAATCGCGTACGATAACACATTATGGCTAGGTGCTGTAGTAGATAAAGAGGAAGACATAAAAGCCAGAAGTCATATAACCAACATGGAGGGATTCCTTGGTTGCAGGCGCGCTATGATTGATCTCAACATCAGCCTAGCTTCGGACCCCAGGATCGAGATTTCGCAGATTTCAATTGGTGATGGAGTCACTTTGTGCAGGCGCATTGTCTGA